The following are from one region of the Channa argus isolate prfri chromosome 6, Channa argus male v1.0, whole genome shotgun sequence genome:
- the psph gene encoding phosphoserine phosphatase isoform X1, with product MLQLLFVPYKRCFYRMMISLSETKELFWRAEAVCFDVDSTVIKEEGIDELAKFCGVGDAVTEMTRRAMGGSMTFKTALTERLSIIRCSREQVNKLITDHPPQLTPGIRELVDRLHQRNIKVFLISGGFRCIVEHVATQLNIPLHHVYANRLKFYFNGEYAGFDESQPTAESGGKGKVISMLKEQYGFKTVVMIGDGATDLEACPPASAFIGFGGNVIRPQVKERSSWYVTSFEELLKELEKI from the exons ATGCTGCAGCTCTTGTTTGTGCCTTATAAACGCTGCTTCTACCG CATGATGATATCTCTTTCAGAGACAAAGGAACTCTTCTGGAGAGCAGAAGCCGTCTGTTTTGATGTGGACAGCACAGTCATTAAAGAGGAAGGCATAGATGAACTTGCCAAATTTTGTGGTGTGGGAGATGCAGTCACCGAGAT gACTCGCAGAGCTATGGGCGGATCAATGACCTTTAAAACAGCCCTGACTGAGCGTCTCTCCATTATCCGATGTTCAAGAGAACAAGTAAACAAACTAATAACCGACCACCCACCTCAGCTGACTCCAGGTATCAG GGAGCTTGTGGACCGTCTACACCAGCGCAACATAAAGGTGTTCCTCATTTCAGGCGGCTTCCGCTGCATTGTCGAACATGTGGCCACTCAGCTTAACATACCTCTGCATCATGTCTATGCCAACCGGCTCAAGTTCTACTTCAATG GAGAGTATGCTGGTTTTGACGAGAGTCAGCCCACAGCTGAGAGTGGTGGAAAAGGAAAGGTGATCAGCATGCTGAAAGAACAATATGGCTTCAAGACTGTGGTAATGATTGGAGATGGAGCCACTGACCTAGAGGCCTGCCCTCCTGCC AGCGCTTTCATTGGATTTGGTGGCAACGTCATCAGGCCGCAGGTTAAGGAGAGGTCATCGTGGTATGTGACAAGCTTTGAGGAGCTGTTAAAAGAACTGGAGAAGATCTAA
- the psph gene encoding phosphoserine phosphatase isoform X2: MMISLSETKELFWRAEAVCFDVDSTVIKEEGIDELAKFCGVGDAVTEMTRRAMGGSMTFKTALTERLSIIRCSREQVNKLITDHPPQLTPGIRELVDRLHQRNIKVFLISGGFRCIVEHVATQLNIPLHHVYANRLKFYFNGEYAGFDESQPTAESGGKGKVISMLKEQYGFKTVVMIGDGATDLEACPPASAFIGFGGNVIRPQVKERSSWYVTSFEELLKELEKI, encoded by the exons ATGATGATATCTCTTTCAGAGACAAAGGAACTCTTCTGGAGAGCAGAAGCCGTCTGTTTTGATGTGGACAGCACAGTCATTAAAGAGGAAGGCATAGATGAACTTGCCAAATTTTGTGGTGTGGGAGATGCAGTCACCGAGAT gACTCGCAGAGCTATGGGCGGATCAATGACCTTTAAAACAGCCCTGACTGAGCGTCTCTCCATTATCCGATGTTCAAGAGAACAAGTAAACAAACTAATAACCGACCACCCACCTCAGCTGACTCCAGGTATCAG GGAGCTTGTGGACCGTCTACACCAGCGCAACATAAAGGTGTTCCTCATTTCAGGCGGCTTCCGCTGCATTGTCGAACATGTGGCCACTCAGCTTAACATACCTCTGCATCATGTCTATGCCAACCGGCTCAAGTTCTACTTCAATG GAGAGTATGCTGGTTTTGACGAGAGTCAGCCCACAGCTGAGAGTGGTGGAAAAGGAAAGGTGATCAGCATGCTGAAAGAACAATATGGCTTCAAGACTGTGGTAATGATTGGAGATGGAGCCACTGACCTAGAGGCCTGCCCTCCTGCC AGCGCTTTCATTGGATTTGGTGGCAACGTCATCAGGCCGCAGGTTAAGGAGAGGTCATCGTGGTATGTGACAAGCTTTGAGGAGCTGTTAAAAGAACTGGAGAAGATCTAA
- the nipsnap2 gene encoding protein NipSnap homolog 2 isoform X2 → MATGLLTRVGGLARAKSRARSVGQLVVWSRCLATSYNRNREDSWFKSLFVRKVDPRKDAHSNLLTKNEESNLYKIQFHNVKPECLDAYNKLCEDVLPSIHADKYYPCELVGTWNTWYGEQDQAVHLWRYRGGYPALTEVMNKLKQNKEFTAYRKERGKMLLSRRNQLLLEFSFWNEPIPREGPNIYELRSYQLRPGTMIEWGNYCVQRPSVPRRHEERCLAARRLARGGVLHSSSHSAYGFQDYDPDKGFTAAVKLEVS, encoded by the exons ATGGCGACAGGGCTCCTTACGAGAGTCGGGGGTTTGGCTCGGGCCAAAAGCAGGGCCCGCTCGGTCGGACAGCTCGTCGTGTGGAGCAG gtGTTTGGCAACATCCTACAACAGAAACCGAGAGGACAGCTGGTTTAAATCACTGTTTGTGAGGAAAGTTGATCCCAGGAAAGATGCACACTCCAACCTACTGACCAAAAATGAGGAAAGTAACCTCTACAAAATTCAGT ttcacAATGTCAAGCCAGAGTGCCTGGATGCATACAACAAACTATG TGAGGATGTTTTGCCCTCCATCCATGCTGATAAGTACTACCCCTGTGAGCTGGTTGGGACCTGGAATACCTGGTATGGAGAACAAGACCAGGCTG TTCACCTGTGGCGTTACCGAGGTGGTTATCCAGCTCTAACAGAGGTGATGAACAAGCTGAAGCAGAACAAG GAGTTCACGGCCTACAGGAAGGAGCGAGGTAAGATGCTGTTATCTCGCAGGAATCAGCTTCTTTTGGAGTTCAGCTTCTGGAATGAGCCCATTCCTCGAGAGGGCCCCAACATCTATGAGCTCAGGTCTTATCAGCTCAGG CCAGGAACCATGATCGAGTGGGGTAATTACTG CGTACAGAGACCTTCAGTCCCGAGAAGACACGAGGAACGCTGTCTGGCAGCAAGAAGGCTGGCACGAGGTGGTGTATTACACAG TTCCTCTCATTCAGCATATGGATTCCAGGATTATGATCCCGACAAAGGCTTCACCGCTGCAGTGAAATTAGAAGTGAGCTGA
- the nipsnap2 gene encoding protein NipSnap homolog 2 isoform X1 — MATGLLTRVGGLARAKSRARSVGQLVVWSRCLATSYNRNREDSWFKSLFVRKVDPRKDAHSNLLTKNEESNLYKIQFHNVKPECLDAYNKLCEDVLPSIHADKYYPCELVGTWNTWYGEQDQAVHLWRYRGGYPALTEVMNKLKQNKEFTAYRKERGKMLLSRRNQLLLEFSFWNEPIPREGPNIYELRSYQLRPGTMIEWGNYWARAIRYRQQNREAVGGFFSQIGSLYMVHHLWAYRDLQSREDTRNAVWQQEGWHEVVYYTVPLIQHMDSRIMIPTKASPLQ; from the exons ATGGCGACAGGGCTCCTTACGAGAGTCGGGGGTTTGGCTCGGGCCAAAAGCAGGGCCCGCTCGGTCGGACAGCTCGTCGTGTGGAGCAG gtGTTTGGCAACATCCTACAACAGAAACCGAGAGGACAGCTGGTTTAAATCACTGTTTGTGAGGAAAGTTGATCCCAGGAAAGATGCACACTCCAACCTACTGACCAAAAATGAGGAAAGTAACCTCTACAAAATTCAGT ttcacAATGTCAAGCCAGAGTGCCTGGATGCATACAACAAACTATG TGAGGATGTTTTGCCCTCCATCCATGCTGATAAGTACTACCCCTGTGAGCTGGTTGGGACCTGGAATACCTGGTATGGAGAACAAGACCAGGCTG TTCACCTGTGGCGTTACCGAGGTGGTTATCCAGCTCTAACAGAGGTGATGAACAAGCTGAAGCAGAACAAG GAGTTCACGGCCTACAGGAAGGAGCGAGGTAAGATGCTGTTATCTCGCAGGAATCAGCTTCTTTTGGAGTTCAGCTTCTGGAATGAGCCCATTCCTCGAGAGGGCCCCAACATCTATGAGCTCAGGTCTTATCAGCTCAGG CCAGGAACCATGATCGAGTGGGGTAATTACTG GGCCAGGGCCATTAGATACCGGCAGCAGAACAGAGAAGCTGTGGGAGGGTTTTTCTCACAGATCGGCAGCCTCTATATGGTTCACCACCTCTGGG CGTACAGAGACCTTCAGTCCCGAGAAGACACGAGGAACGCTGTCTGGCAGCAAGAAGGCTGGCACGAGGTGGTGTATTACACAG TTCCTCTCATTCAGCATATGGATTCCAGGATTATGATCCCGACAAAGGCTTCACCGCTGCAGTGA